ACTTTTTCTCTTGGCTAAGGCTCCTTGAGGCAGGGGGTAGTCGTAAATAATTAAGGGTTTATTCTTAGGGAATTTAGGTTCTATATAATTAAGGAATACGGAATAAAAAAGATCATTCCAATCGTTAATCTTGTCAACGCTGATATTTAACTTGGCGTTTTTAATAGCTCGTTTAAATCGTGCCACCGTTTGGCACGCATTTAAATCTAAATGAGCCCATTTTTTGTAAGCGTCGTTTACCTTTAATCTTGGCCATGGGGTTTTTAAATCAATCGCAACCTGATTATAAATCAATTCTGTTCCATGCCCTAGAGATTGATTAAGCGCAATAGTTAATAGTTCCAAATCATCCACTACTTGTCTGTAATCGGCAAAGGAGCGGTACCATTCCAAGAGAGTGAATTCGGCATTATGATAGGGGCTATTTTCCTCGTGTCCCCTGAAGCTTTTGGTTATTTCAAAAACATCTCCTACGCCAGTGGCTAAAAGTTTTTTTATGTTATATTCCGGAGAAGTAATTAGCCATCCTTCGGCTGTTTTAACAGGGTCCAAAAATGGCTCCATGCCCGGAATTGAATTTAACAAAGGCGTAGAAACTTCGGTAAAATTTTTTTTAATAAAAAAATCGCGAGTTGCTTGCATTAAAGCAGCTTTTTGTTTAATGAGTTTGACGCGAGCCGTATCGGTTACCCCCTTTTGCCAATTTTTACTGTTCTCGTTCCACCACGTTTCAAAATTAATTTCCGGCTCTTTCAGCTTTGTGATTTTCTCTGCCTGGAAGCCATCTATTAATTGCTTGCCTTGCAAAATAACTAAAGTACCCAAGGGTATAGCCGTTTTTTTAGTTAAGGTGAAATCTACTACTGTGTCAGCGGCTTTGAGAATGCCTTTTTGACAAGCGGGGTTATACTCTATAACCCTTCCCTTTAAAATCTGTCCTTTATTGTGTGTCATCATTTCAATTTTCCTAAGCACTATAGCTTAAATTGCATCTTTTGAGAAGGTAAAATACCGAGCTAATCCACAGTGATAAATGCTTTAAATATATTCGCTCAGAATATGATAACAACTTTATTAAACTATTGATTTTTTATTTTAATCATTGTAAGATACAAAAGCTTAGTAAGTTCATAAAGTTCATCAAGTTATAAAGTTATAAAGGGGAGCTCAGGATTTGGATTCTACTTTAAAAACTTTAAAAACCTTTCACTTTATAAACTAATACGCGCCCATAGCTCAATGGTAGAGCAGCAGCCTTTTAAGCTGTTGGTTGAGGGTCCGAATCCCCCTGGGCGCACAGGCAAGAAGTTCTTAAAATTTATCAAGTTATAAGGTTATAGACTGGGGCGCAGTGATTGGTTCTACTTTAAAAGTTTTCTTCTTTATAAACTTGCGTCCGTTTGACTTTGGAGCCGTTAGATGTTATATTATCTTGACTTAAATTTGATTAGTTTGTCTTGTTTATGCCGAACTCTACCCCAGAAAAAATAAATAACGGAACAACTGCTGGGACAACAACTCAGAGAGTTGCTACAAGCTTTAATTTAACTGGTATTGCCAAAGATATTTTAGCAGCGCTGACCCCAAAAAGC
This genomic window from Candidatus Paceibacterota bacterium contains:
- the epmA gene encoding EF-P lysine aminoacylase EpmA, producing the protein MMTHNKGQILKGRVIEYNPACQKGILKAADTVVDFTLTKKTAIPLGTLVILQGKQLIDGFQAEKITKLKEPEINFETWWNENSKNWQKGVTDTARVKLIKQKAALMQATRDFFIKKNFTEVSTPLLNSIPGMEPFLDPVKTAEGWLITSPEYNIKKLLATGVGDVFEITKSFRGHEENSPYHNAEFTLLEWYRSFADYRQVVDDLELLTIALNQSLGHGTELIYNQVAIDLKTPWPRLKVNDAYKKWAHLDLNACQTVARFKRAIKNAKLNISVDKINDWNDLFYSVFLNYIEPKFPKNKPLIIYDYPLPQGALAKRKSKNNFWTERFECYLGGIEIGNCFSELTNGQEQQARFEEEQKIRRKIGKEVFPLDNDLIEALKIGLPPTSGIAVGLDRLFMLLLGLSDLREYLDFPTSQV